The Streptomyces sp. Mut1 genome window below encodes:
- the msrA gene encoding peptide-methionine (S)-S-oxide reductase MsrA, translating to MFLHRRTPQLPTQEEALRGRPAPEFTVPSRHTVLGNSLLGPYPEGLETADFALGCFWGAERKFWQTDGVWTTLVGYQGGYTENPAYEEVCSGLTGHTEAVRVVYDPGVVTYAELLKLFWESHDPTQGFRQGNDVGTQYRSALYTHSPAQAAAAEASREAYQKVLTASGHGGITTEILPAEGRAFWPAEPDHQQYLDKNPAGYCGIGGTGVSCPVGVAPAEG from the coding sequence ATGTTCCTGCACCGCCGCACCCCCCAGCTCCCCACCCAGGAGGAAGCCCTGCGCGGCCGTCCCGCCCCGGAGTTCACCGTCCCGTCCCGCCACACGGTCCTGGGCAACAGCCTGCTCGGCCCGTATCCGGAGGGCCTGGAGACCGCGGACTTCGCGCTGGGCTGTTTCTGGGGTGCCGAGCGCAAGTTCTGGCAGACGGACGGCGTCTGGACGACGCTCGTCGGCTACCAGGGCGGCTACACCGAGAACCCCGCCTACGAAGAGGTCTGCTCGGGTCTGACCGGCCACACGGAGGCGGTCCGCGTCGTGTACGACCCGGGTGTCGTCACGTACGCCGAGCTGCTGAAGCTGTTCTGGGAGTCGCACGACCCCACCCAGGGCTTCCGCCAGGGCAACGACGTGGGCACCCAGTACCGCTCCGCGCTCTACACCCACTCCCCCGCCCAGGCGGCCGCCGCCGAGGCCTCCCGCGAGGCGTACCAGAAGGTCCTGACGGCCTCCGGCCACGGCGGGATCACCACGGAGATCCTCCCGGCCGAGGGCCGCGCCTTCTGGCCCGCCGAGCCGGACCACCAGCAGTACCTGGACAAGAACCCGGCCGGCTACTGCGGCATCGGCGGCACGGGCGTCTCCTGCCCGGTGGGCGTGGCCCCGGCGGAGGGCTGA